The following are from one region of the Nocardioides marmotae genome:
- a CDS encoding adenylate/guanylate cyclase domain-containing protein, producing MSTSTLLLVVAVVLEAVGLAVLLGLWLGSRRRVRFLRAKVAALRGERRPPRRLVPRPDEVVKAVWETAALVREKGFGGALRSSVEELAGWAQVERPDLVRMAGADGTVAILFSDIEGSTALNDQLGDKAFVRLLARHDQLVRDRVARHGGHVVKTQGDGFMVAFPTAEAAVRCAASIQRALDRGRLRGRTPVAVRIGVHQGDVVHRDNDIFGRNVAHAARVAALAEGGEVLVSGPVADALADLDDVVLDQPRAVELKGLAGEHLVAAVDWSLA from the coding sequence GTGAGCACCTCGACGCTGCTGCTGGTCGTCGCCGTCGTGCTCGAGGCCGTCGGCCTCGCGGTGCTGCTCGGCCTGTGGCTCGGCAGTCGCCGGCGGGTCCGGTTCCTCCGGGCCAAGGTGGCCGCCCTGCGCGGCGAGCGGCGCCCGCCGCGGCGGCTCGTGCCGCGGCCCGACGAGGTGGTCAAGGCGGTGTGGGAGACCGCCGCGCTCGTGCGGGAGAAGGGGTTCGGCGGGGCGCTGCGCAGCTCGGTGGAGGAGCTGGCCGGGTGGGCGCAGGTCGAGCGGCCCGACCTGGTCCGGATGGCCGGGGCCGACGGCACGGTCGCGATCCTCTTCTCCGACATCGAGGGCTCCACCGCGCTCAACGACCAGCTCGGCGACAAGGCGTTCGTGCGGCTGCTGGCCCGCCACGACCAGCTGGTCCGCGACCGCGTGGCCCGCCACGGCGGCCACGTCGTGAAGACCCAGGGCGACGGGTTCATGGTCGCCTTCCCCACCGCCGAGGCCGCCGTGCGCTGCGCCGCGTCGATCCAGCGCGCCCTGGACCGCGGGCGGCTGCGGGGGCGGACGCCGGTCGCGGTGCGGATCGGCGTGCACCAGGGCGACGTGGTCCACCGCGACAACGACATCTTCGGCCGCAACGTCGCCCACGCCGCCCGGGTGGCGGCCCTCGCCGAGGGCGGGGAGGTGCTGGTCAGCGGACCGGTCGCCGACGCCCTCGCCGACCTCGACGACGTCGTCCTCGACCAGCCGCGGGCCGTGGAGCTCAAGGGGCTCGCCGGCGAGCACCTCGTCGCGGCCGTCGACTGGTCGCTGGCCTGA
- a CDS encoding lytic transglycosylase domain-containing protein translates to MRALPAVLLFLVVLAVLAGAATWLQQGVLDPARGRPAGPIIGGAPADGPVGPPEAAPAPAGAAGAAGGSGRSASGVAGRSPGDVPVVDPGWAATTAERAGIPLPAITAYGRATLMAPAGCSIGWTTLAGIGWVESQHGTIDGRTLGADGRSSEPILGPALDGRGKVAAIRATPSSTRWHGNPTWDHAVGPMQFIPSTWERWAADGDGDGTADPNDVDDAALAAVGYLCADRHDLTTGAGWSAAVFSYNHAQEYVVAVHAAATSYAERTG, encoded by the coding sequence GTGCGCGCGCTGCCCGCGGTGCTGCTGTTCCTGGTGGTGCTCGCGGTGCTCGCCGGCGCCGCGACCTGGCTCCAGCAGGGGGTGCTCGACCCCGCGCGCGGCCGGCCCGCGGGCCCGATCATCGGCGGCGCGCCGGCCGATGGGCCGGTCGGCCCACCCGAGGCCGCGCCGGCGCCCGCCGGGGCAGCCGGGGCGGCCGGGGGCTCCGGCCGGTCCGCGAGCGGTGTCGCCGGGCGGTCGCCCGGCGACGTACCGGTGGTGGACCCGGGGTGGGCGGCCACCACCGCGGAGCGCGCGGGGATCCCGCTGCCGGCGATCACGGCGTACGGCCGGGCGACGCTGATGGCGCCCGCGGGCTGCTCGATCGGCTGGACCACGCTCGCCGGCATCGGCTGGGTGGAGTCCCAGCACGGCACGATCGACGGCCGCACGCTGGGCGCCGACGGGCGCTCCTCCGAGCCGATCCTCGGCCCCGCGCTCGACGGCCGCGGCAAGGTCGCCGCGATCCGCGCGACGCCGTCCTCGACCCGGTGGCACGGCAACCCCACGTGGGACCACGCCGTCGGGCCGATGCAGTTCATCCCCTCGACGTGGGAGCGGTGGGCCGCCGACGGGGACGGCGACGGGACGGCCGACCCGAACGACGTCGACGACGCAGCGCTCGCCGCGGTGGGCTACCTGTGCGCCGACCGCCACGACCTCACCACCGGCGCGGGCTGGTCCGCGGCGGTGTTCTCCTACAACCACGCGCAGGAGTACGTCGTGGCCGTGCACGCCGCGGCGACCTCCTACGCCGAGCGGACGGGGTGA
- a CDS encoding nuclear transport factor 2 family protein → MTLDATELGDRADPAGGADRTGTFGAAEITEAYAAFQERVAGFTASGDWHGYADLFTEDATYVEHAYGTFRGREEIRAWSVRTMTSFPGRVMTGFPLAWSTIDVERSRLVCEVRNLMPDPGDGSVHEESNLTIMTYAGDGLFSREEDVYNPLRFLRTTLRWAAVAEAHGRLDEDGRAYVATYGGGPAGARGGG, encoded by the coding sequence ATGACGCTCGACGCGACGGAGCTGGGGGACCGGGCGGACCCGGCAGGCGGGGCGGACCGGACGGGGACCTTCGGCGCCGCCGAGATCACCGAGGCGTACGCCGCGTTCCAGGAGCGGGTCGCGGGGTTCACCGCGAGCGGCGACTGGCACGGGTACGCCGACCTGTTCACCGAGGACGCGACGTACGTCGAGCACGCCTACGGCACCTTCCGCGGCCGCGAGGAGATCCGCGCCTGGTCGGTCCGGACGATGACGAGCTTCCCCGGGCGGGTGATGACCGGCTTCCCGCTGGCCTGGTCGACGATCGACGTCGAGCGCTCGCGGCTGGTCTGCGAGGTGCGCAACCTGATGCCCGACCCCGGCGACGGCTCGGTGCACGAGGAGTCGAACCTCACGATCATGACCTACGCCGGCGACGGGCTGTTCTCCCGCGAGGAGGACGTCTACAACCCGCTGCGCTTCCTGCGCACCACGCTGCGGTGGGCGGCCGTCGCCGAGGCCCACGGCCGCCTCGACGAGGACGGGCGGGCCTACGTCGCGACGTACGGCGGCGGGCCGGCCGGCGCTCGGGGTGGCGGATGA
- a CDS encoding PGPGW domain-containing protein, translating to MTLEVVGWVLVVAGIAALVLPGPGLLMLFGGLAVLSQQYEWAERRLDPVKYRALRGAAESVETPLRIALTTTGALVLAAAGVLWMVKPDAPTWWMLADSWWLPGGIATGITQIVSAIVAVGLLVYSYRRFHGKPHAVAALERDTHRADHSDRAAG from the coding sequence GTGACGCTCGAGGTGGTCGGCTGGGTCCTGGTCGTGGCCGGCATCGCCGCGCTGGTCCTCCCCGGCCCGGGACTGCTCATGCTCTTCGGTGGTCTCGCCGTGCTGAGCCAGCAGTACGAGTGGGCCGAGCGGCGCCTGGACCCGGTGAAGTACCGCGCGCTCCGGGGCGCCGCGGAGTCGGTGGAGACCCCGCTCCGGATCGCGCTCACCACCACCGGCGCGCTGGTGCTCGCCGCCGCCGGCGTGCTGTGGATGGTCAAGCCCGACGCCCCGACCTGGTGGATGCTCGCGGACTCCTGGTGGCTGCCCGGCGGCATCGCCACCGGCATCACCCAGATCGTCTCGGCGATCGTCGCGGTGGGGCTGCTCGTCTACAGCTACCGCCGTTTCCACGGCAAGCCGCACGCCGTCGCCGCCCTCGAGCGCGACACGCACCGCGCCGACCACAGCGACCGCGCCGCGGGCTGA
- a CDS encoding SemiSWEET family transporter, giving the protein MPLELASLIGLAATLLAFGYTVPQFRKLRRTTSAAGVSVAALACSSISNLAWTTYGVIERDVWVALPAAVSIPATLGALVLAWRRGGSRDRLWLPVLWTGVVGAAGLSALWVGPGPATVVLGCSVALLVTPAALTAWRSHDVAAIAVSGWVMLIVDAGFAGAYGVLAGVEANVIYAAVATLGSIAILVRVGLPAHVHARLVRLPAPAGSTDELSLVA; this is encoded by the coding sequence GTGCCCCTCGAGCTCGCGAGCCTGATCGGACTCGCCGCCACCCTTCTCGCCTTCGGCTACACCGTGCCGCAGTTCCGCAAGCTGCGGCGCACGACCTCCGCGGCCGGCGTCAGCGTCGCCGCGCTCGCCTGCTCGAGCATCAGCAACCTGGCCTGGACGACGTACGGCGTCATCGAGCGCGACGTGTGGGTGGCCCTGCCCGCCGCGGTCAGCATCCCGGCGACCCTCGGCGCGCTCGTGCTGGCCTGGCGCCGGGGCGGCTCGCGCGACCGGCTGTGGCTGCCGGTGCTGTGGACGGGCGTCGTCGGGGCCGCCGGCCTCTCCGCGCTGTGGGTCGGGCCCGGCCCGGCCACGGTCGTCCTCGGCTGCTCGGTCGCCCTGCTCGTGACGCCGGCCGCGCTCACCGCCTGGCGCAGCCACGACGTCGCCGCGATCGCCGTCTCCGGCTGGGTGATGCTCATCGTCGACGCCGGGTTCGCCGGTGCCTACGGCGTGCTCGCCGGTGTCGAGGCGAACGTCATCTACGCCGCCGTCGCCACCCTCGGCTCGATCGCGATCCTCGTCCGGGTCGGCCTGCCCGCCCACGTGCACGCCCGGCTGGTCCGCCTGCCCGCGCCGGCCGGGTCCACCGACGAGCTGAGCCTGGTCGCCTAA
- the recC gene encoding exodeoxyribonuclease V subunit gamma: MPLHLHSAPRTDLLADALGELLSRPLADPFAEEVVAVPAKGVERWLTQRLSHRLGTSPGGADGVCAGVRFLSPRSLVGLLLDRDRDDPWDPDRLVWPLLGVIDDSLDEPWCATLARHLGHGLDGEEAALRRNRRWSVARRLAGLYASYAVQRPTLVADWRAGCDTDGAGGPLDEDLHWQAELWRRLLDRVPLDPPDVRHAATLAALRAGGAGLDLPDRLSLFGHTRLPVTEVELLGALAESREVHLWLPQPSPGLWRDLADLADLADLAGPVVRADDDTALRVGHPLLASLGRDTRELRRTLATAPAEEHEHDPATEPPGTLLGWLQDDLRANAAPDATTRAGRTLAAGDRSVQVHACHGPARQVDVLREVLVGLLADDPTLEPRDILVMCPDIETYAPLVAAGFGLADVVPDDRGHPAHRLRVRLADRALTSTNPLLSVAARLVELAGGRVTASEVLDLMAAEPVRARFRLTDDELARVTRWVGDAGIRWGLDAEGRAGFAMNRFEHNTWRAGLDRVLLGVVMSGDDHRHLGRGLPLDDVGSGDIDLVGRFAELMARLEECLRALGSAGKVGDWMAALHEGVRALTDVPLDDAWQLPQLERELARAVESAGAGADVPLRLADVRALLESRLAGRPTRANFRTGTLTVCTMVPMRSVPHRVVCLVGLDDGVFPRTGSVDGDDVLARRPLTGERDPRSEDRQLLLDAVMAATETLVVTYTGANEHSGAARPPAVPLGEVLDALDRTTGAPVRDRVVVRHPLQPYDARTFTDGALGVPGPFGFDEPALLGARAALGERHPRPPFLPGPLAERDTEDVALADLHDFLRHPVRAFLRRRLDIGSPRSAEEVSDAIPVDLDGLRSWEVGDRLLTELLAGQDATAVLTAEQLRGSLPPGRLGHQKLDEVARESQQLWDHTADLRVGAARSIDVDVALGDGRRLSGVVQRVHATRIVTLTYSRLKARQRLASWVDLLALSAGRPDEHWTAHAVGRDKAGPKRALSGPLDHRATDWLRRLVELMDLGLSRPLPIPVATAHAWAEAHLLELMGNDRSPAQAAEREWCTNPGNPWGIENEDADPHHVRVWGERAPVSVLLDAGLATYAWQVWEPLLTGGERVAAL, encoded by the coding sequence GTGCCGCTCCACCTCCACTCCGCCCCGCGGACCGACCTGCTCGCCGACGCGCTCGGCGAGCTGTTGTCGCGCCCGCTGGCGGACCCGTTCGCGGAGGAGGTCGTGGCGGTCCCGGCCAAGGGCGTCGAGCGCTGGCTGACCCAGCGGCTCTCCCACCGGCTCGGTACGTCGCCGGGCGGGGCGGACGGGGTGTGCGCGGGCGTCCGGTTCCTCAGCCCGCGCTCGCTCGTCGGGCTGCTGCTCGACCGTGACCGCGACGACCCGTGGGACCCCGACCGGTTGGTGTGGCCGCTGCTCGGCGTCATCGACGACAGCCTCGACGAGCCCTGGTGCGCCACGCTGGCCCGCCACCTCGGGCACGGTCTCGACGGCGAGGAGGCCGCGCTGCGGCGCAACCGCCGCTGGTCGGTCGCGCGGCGGCTCGCCGGGCTCTACGCCTCCTACGCCGTCCAACGACCCACGCTGGTGGCCGACTGGCGCGCGGGCTGCGACACCGACGGGGCCGGCGGGCCGCTCGACGAGGACCTCCACTGGCAGGCCGAGCTGTGGCGCCGGCTGCTCGACCGGGTGCCGCTCGACCCGCCCGACGTCCGCCACGCCGCCACCCTGGCCGCGCTGCGTGCCGGGGGCGCGGGGCTCGACCTGCCCGACCGGCTCTCCCTCTTCGGCCACACCCGGCTGCCGGTGACCGAGGTCGAGCTGCTCGGGGCCCTCGCGGAGAGCCGGGAGGTCCACCTGTGGCTGCCGCAGCCCTCCCCGGGCCTGTGGCGCGACCTCGCCGACCTCGCCGACCTCGCCGACCTCGCCGGCCCGGTGGTCCGTGCCGACGACGACACCGCCCTGCGGGTCGGCCACCCCCTGCTGGCCTCGCTCGGCCGCGACACCCGCGAGCTGCGCCGGACGCTCGCCACCGCGCCGGCCGAGGAGCACGAGCACGACCCCGCGACCGAGCCGCCCGGCACGCTGCTCGGCTGGCTCCAGGACGACCTGCGGGCCAACGCCGCCCCCGACGCCACCACCCGCGCCGGCCGCACCCTCGCCGCGGGCGACCGCAGCGTCCAGGTCCACGCCTGCCACGGTCCCGCCCGCCAGGTCGACGTGCTCCGCGAGGTGCTCGTCGGGCTGCTGGCCGACGACCCGACGCTCGAGCCGCGCGACATCCTCGTCATGTGCCCCGACATCGAGACCTATGCGCCGCTGGTCGCGGCCGGGTTCGGGCTGGCCGACGTGGTCCCCGACGACCGCGGCCACCCCGCCCACCGGCTCCGCGTGCGGCTCGCGGACCGGGCGCTGACCAGCACCAACCCGCTGCTCTCGGTCGCGGCGCGGCTCGTCGAGCTCGCCGGCGGGCGGGTCACCGCCAGCGAGGTGCTCGACCTGATGGCCGCGGAGCCGGTGCGCGCCCGGTTCCGGCTGACCGACGACGAGCTGGCCCGGGTCACCCGCTGGGTCGGTGACGCCGGCATCCGGTGGGGCCTCGACGCGGAGGGCCGCGCGGGCTTCGCGATGAACCGCTTCGAGCACAACACCTGGCGCGCCGGCCTCGACCGCGTCCTGCTGGGCGTGGTGATGAGCGGCGACGACCACCGCCACCTCGGCCGCGGGCTCCCGCTCGACGACGTCGGCAGCGGCGACATCGACCTCGTCGGCCGGTTCGCCGAGCTGATGGCCCGCCTCGAGGAGTGCCTGCGGGCGCTCGGGTCGGCCGGCAAGGTGGGGGACTGGATGGCCGCGCTCCACGAGGGCGTCCGCGCGCTCACCGACGTCCCCCTCGACGACGCCTGGCAGCTGCCGCAGCTCGAGCGCGAGCTCGCCCGCGCGGTGGAGTCGGCGGGCGCGGGCGCCGACGTACCGCTGCGGCTGGCCGACGTCCGCGCGCTGCTGGAGTCGCGGCTGGCGGGGCGCCCGACCCGGGCCAACTTCCGCACCGGCACGCTCACCGTCTGCACGATGGTCCCGATGCGCTCGGTGCCGCACCGCGTGGTCTGCCTGGTGGGCCTCGACGACGGGGTCTTCCCGCGCACCGGCTCCGTCGACGGCGACGACGTGCTCGCCCGCCGCCCGTTGACCGGCGAGCGGGATCCCCGCAGCGAGGACCGTCAGCTGCTCCTCGACGCCGTGATGGCCGCGACCGAGACCCTCGTGGTCACCTACACCGGCGCCAACGAGCACTCCGGCGCCGCCCGCCCGCCGGCGGTCCCGCTCGGGGAGGTGCTCGACGCGCTCGACCGCACCACGGGCGCGCCGGTCCGCGACCGCGTGGTCGTGCGCCACCCGCTCCAGCCCTACGACGCCCGCACCTTCACCGACGGCGCCCTCGGCGTCCCCGGTCCGTTCGGCTTCGACGAGCCCGCCCTCCTCGGTGCCCGCGCCGCGCTCGGGGAGCGGCACCCGCGCCCGCCGTTCCTGCCCGGCCCGCTGGCCGAGCGGGACACCGAGGACGTCGCGCTGGCCGACCTCCACGACTTCCTGCGCCACCCGGTCCGCGCGTTCCTGCGCCGCCGGCTCGACATCGGCAGCCCCCGCTCGGCCGAGGAGGTCAGCGACGCGATCCCGGTCGACCTCGACGGGCTGCGCTCCTGGGAGGTCGGCGACCGGCTGCTGACCGAGCTCCTCGCCGGGCAGGACGCCACCGCGGTGCTCACCGCCGAGCAGCTCCGCGGCTCGCTCCCGCCGGGCCGGCTGGGCCACCAGAAGCTCGACGAGGTGGCCCGGGAGTCCCAGCAGCTGTGGGACCACACCGCCGACCTCCGGGTCGGCGCCGCGCGCAGCATCGACGTCGACGTGGCCCTCGGCGACGGCCGCCGGCTCAGCGGCGTCGTCCAGCGCGTCCACGCCACGCGGATCGTCACGCTCACCTACTCCCGGCTCAAGGCCAGGCAGCGGCTGGCCTCCTGGGTCGACCTGCTCGCGCTCAGCGCCGGCCGCCCCGACGAGCACTGGACCGCCCACGCCGTCGGCCGCGACAAGGCCGGCCCGAAGCGTGCCCTGTCCGGGCCGCTCGACCACCGCGCGACGGACTGGCTGCGCCGGCTCGTCGAGCTGATGGACCTCGGCCTGAGTCGTCCGCTGCCGATCCCGGTGGCGACCGCCCACGCCTGGGCGGAGGCGCACCTGCTGGAGCTGATGGGCAACGACCGCTCGCCCGCGCAGGCCGCCGAGCGCGAGTGGTGCACCAACCCGGGCAACCCGTGGGGCATCGAGAACGAGGACGCCGACCCCCACCACGTCCGCGTGTGGGGCGAGCGGGCCCCGGTCTCGGTCCTGCTCGACGCCGGCCTGGCGACGTACGCCTGGCAGGTGTGGGAGCCGCTGCTGACCGGCGGGGAGCGGGTGGCCGCCCTGTGA
- a CDS encoding UvrD-helicase domain-containing protein yields the protein MSAEAFDIRDPLPTGTTLLEASAGTGKTWTIAALVTRYVAEGACPLERMLVVTFGRAASQELRERVRTQLVEAERALADDPTLAPAEPSALIDLLLACDEGERARRHRRVSEALAGFDGATIATTHQFCSMVLGSLGVAGDTDARARLVEDLDDLLTEVVDDLYLRAFAFAETDPAFSRAEAMGIARTVVGDPQARLEPADQDRTTPAGRRVAFARAVRAEMERRKRRLGVLSYDDLLAQLADALEHPDAPARARMRQRWSIVLVDEFQDTDPVQWQVLDRAFTGHATMVLIGDPKQAIYAFRGGDVTTYLQAAATATTTKTLPVNWRSDEALLDAFQTVLRGAELGDPRIVVHDVTHHHAGSRLAGAPSTAPFRLRVLRRDQLGRRGTAPLYVSQTRPHIARDLALDVRRLLASGATFEGRPLEPRDVAVISYRHADLAACRAALHEVGVPAVIAGGGSVFATPAATEWLELLEALEQPHRSARVRTAALTCFFGHTAAELDAGGDRLTDDVADTLRSWVEVFTRRGVAAVLEAATVGGLPARVLAEVGGERRLTDLRHLGEALHEAALTERLGLVAMVTWLRQQMADAQEGRGAERTRRLDSDAAAVQLVTIHASKGLEYPVVYLPALADRNVPKPSTPLFHDAQGRRCLAVGGPGGDGWDDHVRRWADEEAAEHLRLLYVALTRARSQVVAWWSPTRNTPSSPLHRMVLGRRPGMAEVPAEFANRSDDEAAEFLTRWQAAGGPTVEPAVLADPGPDPERPALPALGLRRFGREVDVAWRRTSYSALTRVEVVAAAAAPGGVGSEPESVAKEDEPALPVPAPATSATEEAAPAAGEAVLSPMADLPVGATFGSLVHAVLEHADPDAPDLREELLGHVREQLVRWPVPLDPERLADALVAVCDSPLGSVGGTVASTTLRRVPLRDRLREMEFELPLSGGDLPAAGGRGARLGDLAPLLRRHLPEGDPVRAYADQLDQPALGAQSLRGYLTGSVDVVLRLRDEQGRPRYVVVDYKTNWLGPIDEPLTAAAYRPDALAGAMGHSDYPLQALLYAAVLHRFLRWRQPGYDPEVHLGGVLYLYLRGMCGPGTPLVDGEPCGIFTWRPPVALVEALSDLLDGRVDSRGSQEVSA from the coding sequence GTGAGCGCCGAGGCCTTCGACATCCGCGACCCGCTGCCGACCGGCACCACCCTGCTCGAGGCGAGCGCCGGCACCGGCAAGACCTGGACCATCGCCGCGCTCGTGACCCGGTACGTCGCCGAGGGGGCCTGCCCGCTCGAGCGGATGCTCGTGGTGACCTTCGGCCGCGCGGCCAGCCAGGAGCTCCGCGAGCGGGTCCGCACCCAGCTGGTGGAGGCCGAGCGCGCGCTCGCCGACGACCCGACCCTGGCGCCGGCGGAGCCCTCCGCCCTCATCGACCTGCTGCTCGCCTGCGACGAGGGCGAGCGGGCGCGTCGGCACCGCCGGGTCAGCGAGGCGCTCGCCGGGTTCGACGGCGCGACGATCGCGACCACCCACCAGTTCTGCTCGATGGTGCTGGGCTCGCTGGGCGTGGCCGGCGACACCGACGCCCGCGCGCGGCTGGTCGAGGACCTCGACGACCTGCTGACCGAGGTGGTCGACGACCTCTACCTGCGCGCCTTCGCCTTCGCCGAGACCGACCCGGCCTTCAGCCGCGCGGAGGCGATGGGCATCGCCCGGACCGTGGTCGGCGACCCGCAGGCCCGGCTCGAGCCCGCCGACCAGGACCGCACCACGCCCGCCGGCCGCCGGGTCGCCTTCGCCCGGGCGGTCCGCGCCGAGATGGAGCGCCGCAAGCGGCGGCTCGGCGTGCTGTCCTACGACGACCTGCTCGCCCAGCTCGCCGACGCCCTCGAGCACCCCGACGCGCCGGCCCGCGCGCGGATGCGGCAGCGGTGGAGCATCGTGCTGGTCGATGAGTTCCAGGACACCGACCCGGTGCAGTGGCAGGTGCTCGACCGGGCCTTCACCGGGCACGCGACGATGGTGCTCATCGGCGACCCGAAGCAGGCGATCTACGCCTTCCGCGGCGGCGACGTGACGACGTACCTCCAGGCCGCGGCGACCGCGACCACCACCAAGACGCTGCCGGTCAACTGGCGCAGCGACGAGGCCCTGCTCGACGCCTTCCAGACCGTGCTGCGCGGCGCCGAGCTCGGCGACCCGCGGATCGTCGTGCACGACGTGACCCACCACCACGCGGGCTCGCGGCTCGCGGGGGCGCCGAGCACCGCGCCGTTCCGGCTGCGGGTGCTGCGCCGCGACCAGCTCGGCCGGCGGGGGACCGCCCCGCTCTACGTCAGCCAGACCCGGCCCCACATCGCCCGCGACCTCGCGCTCGACGTGCGCCGGCTGCTGGCCTCCGGGGCGACGTTCGAGGGCCGGCCGCTCGAGCCCCGCGACGTGGCCGTGATCAGCTACCGCCACGCCGACCTGGCCGCGTGCCGGGCCGCGCTGCACGAGGTCGGGGTGCCGGCCGTCATCGCCGGCGGCGGCAGCGTCTTCGCCACCCCCGCGGCGACCGAGTGGCTCGAGCTGCTCGAGGCGCTCGAGCAGCCGCACCGCAGCGCGCGGGTGCGGACCGCGGCGCTGACCTGCTTCTTCGGCCACACCGCGGCCGAGCTCGACGCCGGCGGCGACCGGCTGACCGACGACGTCGCCGACACGCTGCGCTCCTGGGTCGAGGTCTTCACCCGCCGCGGCGTCGCCGCGGTCCTCGAGGCCGCCACCGTCGGCGGCCTGCCCGCCCGGGTCCTCGCCGAGGTCGGCGGCGAGCGCCGGCTCACCGACCTGCGCCACCTCGGGGAGGCGCTGCACGAGGCCGCGCTCACCGAGCGGCTCGGCCTGGTCGCGATGGTCACCTGGTTGCGCCAGCAGATGGCCGACGCGCAGGAGGGCCGCGGGGCCGAGCGGACCCGCCGGCTGGACTCCGACGCCGCCGCGGTCCAGCTGGTGACGATCCACGCCAGCAAGGGCCTGGAGTACCCCGTCGTCTACCTGCCCGCCCTCGCCGACCGCAACGTCCCCAAGCCCTCGACCCCGCTCTTCCACGACGCGCAGGGCCGCCGCTGCCTCGCGGTCGGCGGTCCCGGCGGGGACGGCTGGGACGACCACGTCCGCCGCTGGGCCGACGAGGAGGCCGCCGAGCACCTCCGCCTGCTGTACGTCGCCCTGACCCGCGCCCGCTCCCAGGTCGTCGCCTGGTGGTCGCCGACCCGCAACACCCCCAGCTCGCCGCTGCACCGGATGGTCCTGGGCCGCCGGCCCGGGATGGCCGAGGTGCCCGCCGAGTTCGCCAACCGCAGCGACGACGAGGCCGCGGAGTTCCTCACCCGGTGGCAGGCCGCGGGCGGGCCGACCGTCGAGCCGGCCGTGCTCGCCGACCCGGGGCCCGACCCCGAGCGGCCCGCCCTGCCGGCGCTCGGCCTGCGCCGCTTCGGCCGCGAGGTCGACGTGGCGTGGCGGCGGACGTCGTACTCCGCGCTGACCCGCGTGGAGGTGGTCGCCGCCGCGGCCGCGCCCGGCGGGGTCGGCAGCGAGCCGGAGTCGGTCGCGAAGGAGGACGAACCCGCCTTGCCCGTGCCCGCGCCGGCCACCTCCGCTACCGAGGAGGCGGCGCCCGCCGCCGGGGAGGCCGTGCTCTCCCCGATGGCCGACCTGCCGGTCGGGGCGACCTTCGGCTCCCTGGTCCACGCCGTGCTCGAGCACGCCGACCCCGACGCGCCCGACCTGCGCGAGGAGCTGCTCGGCCACGTCCGCGAGCAGCTGGTCCGCTGGCCGGTGCCGCTGGACCCCGAGCGCCTGGCCGACGCCCTCGTCGCGGTCTGCGACTCCCCGCTCGGCTCGGTCGGCGGGACGGTCGCGTCCACCACGCTGCGCCGGGTGCCGCTGCGCGACCGGCTGCGCGAGATGGAGTTCGAGCTGCCGCTGTCCGGGGGCGACCTGCCGGCGGCCGGTGGCCGCGGCGCCCGGCTCGGCGACCTCGCGCCGCTGCTGCGCCGCCACCTGCCCGAGGGCGACCCGGTGCGGGCCTACGCCGACCAGCTCGACCAGCCGGCGCTCGGCGCGCAGAGCCTGCGCGGCTACCTGACCGGCTCGGTCGACGTGGTGCTGCGGCTGCGCGACGAGCAGGGCCGGCCGCGCTACGTGGTGGTCGACTACAAGACCAACTGGCTCGGCCCGATCGACGAGCCGCTGACCGCGGCGGCGTACCGCCCCGACGCGCTCGCCGGCGCGATGGGCCACTCCGACTACCCGCTCCAGGCGCTGCTGTACGCCGCGGTGCTGCACCGCTTCCTGCGCTGGCGCCAGCCCGGGTACGACCCCGAGGTGCACCTCGGCGGGGTGCTCTACCTCTACCTGCGCGGCATGTGCGGCCCCGGCACCCCGCTCGTGGACGGCGAGCCGTGCGGGATCTTCACCTGGCGTCCGCCGGTCGCGCTGGTCGAGGCACTCTCCGACCTGCTCGACGGCCGGGTCGACAGCCGGGGTTCCCAGGAGGTGTCCGCATGA